One genomic segment of Dysosmobacter sp. Marseille-Q4140 includes these proteins:
- a CDS encoding S-layer homology domain-containing protein: protein MKTRVLSLLTALCLCAALGTSAFAAQDLTKNQIWVYDGQSVSDDICYHNMDEDSSGKGWSWSAATQTLTLSGFEGCFNVHALGSTVKATVYLTPGTTNTITQGVTMWVGYGYDISTLAIRGTGSLDVWGSVDCTYLDIQDATVTVGSTVPRLIMRSGSLTARGISYNDLDAVSEEAYYGGSVKLDNQGFPAFWYTTEQTALSPYSKVPATDKDGTPLIFGIYQDIGGMSFQGYGYADGTPATTAVIGGSTAAPTGFTDVAADAYYADAVAWAVKEGITNGTTATTFSPNQTCTRGQIITFLWRAAGAPNRGIDDNFTDVADSAYYAYATRWAKENGLASGDTFSPNAPCTREMAVEFMWRYSGSPSAPDAGFTDVTSDAVDWAVDAGVTNGTSSTAFSPERTCTRGQIVTFLYRGFAE from the coding sequence ATGAAAACCCGCGTTTTATCCCTGCTGACTGCCTTGTGTCTCTGCGCCGCTCTCGGCACCTCGGCCTTCGCCGCCCAGGACCTGACCAAGAATCAGATCTGGGTCTACGACGGACAGAGCGTGAGCGATGACATCTGCTATCACAATATGGACGAGGATTCCAGCGGCAAGGGCTGGAGTTGGTCTGCTGCCACTCAGACTCTGACCCTCAGCGGCTTCGAGGGCTGCTTCAACGTCCACGCGCTTGGGAGCACCGTGAAGGCCACCGTGTACCTGACGCCGGGCACCACGAACACCATTACCCAGGGCGTCACCATGTGGGTCGGATACGGCTATGACATCAGCACCCTGGCCATCCGGGGGACCGGCAGCCTGGACGTCTGGGGCTCCGTCGACTGTACCTACCTGGACATCCAGGATGCCACTGTGACCGTCGGCAGTACAGTCCCTCGCCTGATCATGCGCAGCGGCTCCTTGACGGCCCGGGGCATCTCTTACAATGATCTGGATGCCGTGAGCGAAGAGGCCTACTACGGCGGCAGCGTAAAGCTGGATAACCAGGGCTTCCCCGCGTTCTGGTATACAACGGAGCAGACGGCTCTCTCGCCCTATTCCAAGGTGCCCGCCACCGACAAGGACGGTACGCCTCTGATTTTCGGTATCTACCAGGATATAGGCGGTATGTCCTTCCAGGGCTACGGCTATGCCGACGGCACCCCGGCCACCACCGCCGTCATCGGCGGCAGCACGGCTGCCCCCACCGGCTTTACCGACGTGGCCGCCGATGCCTACTACGCCGACGCCGTGGCCTGGGCCGTAAAAGAGGGCATCACCAACGGCACCACCGCCACCACCTTCAGCCCCAACCAGACCTGCACCAGGGGTCAGATCATCACCTTCCTGTGGCGAGCCGCCGGGGCGCCGAATCGCGGCATCGATGATAACTTCACCGACGTGGCCGACAGCGCCTACTATGCCTACGCCACCCGCTGGGCCAAGGAGAACGGCCTGGCCAGCGGCGACACGTTCTCCCCGAATGCGCCCTGTACCCGGGAGATGGCTGTGGAGTTCATGTGGCGCTACAGCGGAAGCCCCAGCGCCCCTGACGCCGGCTTTACCGATGTGACCTCTGATGCCGTGGACTGGGCGGTGGATGCCGGTGTGACCAACGGCACCAGCAGCACCGCCTTCTCTCCGGAGCGGACCTGCACCCGCGGTCAGATCGTCACCTTCCTCTACCGCGGTTTCGCCGAGTGA
- the tsaD gene encoding tRNA (adenosine(37)-N6)-threonylcarbamoyltransferase complex transferase subunit TsaD has protein sequence MKILAFESSCDETAVAVVENGRTVLSDAIASQADMHALYGGVVPEIASRKHVEAICALTEQALRDAGCTRSDIDAVAVTYAPGLIGAVLVGLSFAKSVACALGVPLIPVHHVRGHIAANYLAFPELEPPFLALAISGGNTLIVDVRDYTDMEILGSTRDDAAGECFDKAARVLGLPYPGGAPMDALAKQSQGGVYHLPHAHVDGAELDMSFSGLKTAVVNLAHHAQQVGEELDRAALARDFAQAVSDTLVPRAMEAARRSGRTIIAAAGGVAANSVIRGDLERACAKAGYKLYLPPLRLCGDNGAMIGAQGYYEYLAGHTAGMELNAYATRDISE, from the coding sequence ATGAAGATCCTGGCTTTTGAGTCCTCCTGCGACGAGACCGCCGTGGCGGTGGTGGAAAATGGGCGTACGGTCCTCTCTGACGCCATTGCCTCCCAGGCAGATATGCACGCGCTGTACGGCGGCGTGGTGCCCGAGATCGCATCCCGCAAGCACGTGGAGGCGATCTGCGCCCTGACAGAGCAGGCCCTGCGGGACGCGGGCTGCACCCGTTCGGACATCGACGCCGTGGCCGTCACTTACGCCCCGGGCCTCATCGGCGCCGTGCTGGTGGGACTGAGCTTTGCCAAGTCTGTGGCCTGCGCCCTGGGGGTACCTCTGATCCCGGTTCACCATGTCCGGGGCCACATCGCCGCCAACTATCTGGCCTTTCCGGAGCTGGAGCCGCCTTTCCTGGCTCTGGCCATCTCCGGCGGCAACACGCTGATCGTGGACGTGCGGGATTACACGGATATGGAGATCCTGGGGTCCACCCGGGATGACGCGGCGGGGGAGTGCTTTGATAAGGCAGCCCGGGTGCTGGGCCTGCCCTATCCCGGCGGCGCCCCCATGGATGCCCTGGCCAAGCAGTCTCAGGGCGGCGTGTACCATCTGCCCCACGCCCATGTGGACGGGGCGGAGCTGGACATGAGTTTTTCCGGACTGAAAACGGCGGTGGTGAACCTGGCCCACCACGCCCAGCAGGTGGGGGAGGAACTGGACCGGGCGGCCCTGGCCCGGGATTTTGCCCAGGCTGTCAGCGACACTCTGGTGCCCCGGGCCATGGAAGCAGCCCGCCGGAGCGGCCGTACCATCATTGCCGCCGCTGGCGGCGTAGCGGCAAACTCCGTGATCCGGGGAGACTTGGAGCGGGCCTGCGCCAAAGCGGGGTACAAGCTGTATCTGCCGCCCCTGCGGCTGTGCGGCGACAACGGCGCCATGATCGGCGCCCAGGGGTACTATGAGTACTTGGCGGGCCACACGGCGGGCATGGAATTGAACGCCTATGCCACCCGGGACATCTCCGAATAA